A section of the Kribbella voronezhensis genome encodes:
- a CDS encoding ABC transporter permease, which yields MVTYIIRRLIAAVGLLFVVSAITFSIFYLVPRLAGATPETLATRYVGRTATAETVKLTAQNLGFYDPIVVQYGHWAKGIFVGASYDMGAEVEHCPAPCLGYSFITRQPVWPDLLDRAPVTLSLAAGASVLWLLAGVSIGVLSALRRGSLFDRAAMTLALAGVSMPIFWTGLMSLAYLSYKFGIFANGASYQPITQDPVAWFKSLMLPWITLAFLFSAQYARLTRAGMLETMNEDYIRTARAKGLKENTVVVRHGLRAALTPILTIFGLDLGLLLGGAILTEKVFSLNGLGKYAVTGISDQDMPKIMGVTLLAAFFIVISNLVVDMLYAVVDPRVRLQ from the coding sequence GTGGTCACATACATCATCAGGCGGCTGATCGCCGCGGTCGGTCTGCTGTTCGTCGTGAGCGCCATCACGTTCTCGATCTTCTACCTGGTTCCGAGGCTGGCCGGCGCGACGCCGGAGACCCTCGCGACCAGGTACGTCGGGCGGACGGCGACCGCGGAGACCGTCAAGCTGACGGCGCAGAACCTCGGCTTCTACGACCCGATCGTGGTCCAGTACGGGCACTGGGCGAAGGGCATCTTCGTCGGTGCGAGCTACGACATGGGTGCCGAGGTCGAGCACTGCCCGGCGCCCTGCCTGGGCTACTCGTTCATCACCCGGCAGCCGGTCTGGCCCGATCTGCTCGACAGAGCGCCGGTGACGTTGTCGCTGGCAGCGGGCGCTTCGGTGCTCTGGCTGCTGGCCGGCGTCTCCATCGGCGTCCTGTCGGCGTTGCGGCGAGGATCGCTGTTCGACCGGGCGGCGATGACTCTGGCGCTGGCCGGTGTCTCGATGCCGATCTTCTGGACCGGCCTGATGTCGCTGGCGTATCTGAGTTACAAGTTCGGCATCTTCGCCAACGGCGCCAGTTATCAGCCGATCACGCAGGATCCGGTGGCCTGGTTCAAGTCGCTGATGTTGCCCTGGATCACGCTCGCGTTCCTGTTCTCCGCGCAGTACGCCCGGCTGACCCGGGCCGGCATGCTCGAGACGATGAACGAGGACTACATCCGCACCGCCCGGGCCAAAGGCCTGAAGGAGAACACCGTCGTGGTCCGGCACGGTCTGCGCGCCGCGCTGACGCCGATCCTGACGATCTTCGGTCTGGACCTCGGCCTGCTGCTCGGCGGCGCGATCCTGACCGAGAAGGTGTTCAGCCTGAACGGTCTCGGCAAGTACGCGGTCACCGGCATCTCCGACCAGGACATGCCCAAGATCATGGGTGTCACCCTGCTCGCGGCCTTCTTCATCGTGATCTCCAACCTGGTCGTCGACATGCTGTACGCCGTCGTCGACCCGAGAGTGCGGCTCCAGTGA